Below is a genomic region from Candidatus Dependentiae bacterium.
GGCGCATTTATTTATGACGATGAGTATTTTGATTCATTGGAATTTTTTGAGTTTACAAATATTCAACAGCTTGAATTACAGTATTTTGATCGACTTCTTGATGAAAAATTAAACTATTTTTATTCGCAACAAAATTACACAATACCTTGGACGGCATACATACCGTTTTTAGGCCAACGATTTAATTTGCCAGTTTCGGTTTTGGCACAACTTAGAGTTGATATATCTGTAATCACTGAACGATTGGAAAACAGTATAAAAATGGAAGGTGAAGCTTATTATTTGCGTGTTTATTCAATGCTTCGAGAAAAAATGGGACTTTCCGGGTGGAGAACCTCAATTTCACGTAAATTGGATATAATTCAAGATTTATATTCTGTTTATCAGGATAGATTGGATGTTATTCACGAAGAAGTGCTTACAATGATTGTTATATTTTTGATCATGGTGGAAACTTTAGTGGCATTTTTAAAGTAAAAAGCATAAAAATAACGAATAATGGCGTTTCCATAAAGCTTTTTTTTATGATAGGCTATTATTCGTTCTTGAATAATCGATTATTGATCTTTGTTATTGTAAACAGATCAAATTAGATAATCTGCCGTTTTGTTTTATTGTGTGCGCGGATTATGGCGGTTATTTATTTGGTTAATTTAAAAAATTTACAATAAACAAAAGGATTAATAATATCTATGGATAAAATAAAATTCGAAAATTTAGGTTTATCGGCAGAGCTTTTAAAAGCTGTTGCATCGATGGGTTTTGAAACTGCAACGCCTATACAGGCTCAGGCAATTCCTGAAATTTTAAATGGGAATGATATCGTTGGACAAGCTTCAACCGGAACAGGTAAAACTGCAGCATTTGGTCTTCCTGCAATAGAAAAGATTGATGCAAACAGTAGAGATGTTCAAGTTTTAGTTTTGTGTCCTACACGAGAGCTTGCCATTCAGGTTTCTACAGAAATTAATAAATTTTTAAAATTTAAAAAAAATATATCATCATTGCCTATTTATGGCGGACAACCAATAGAAAGGCAATTTTTTGGCTTAAGACGTGGACCACAAATAGTTGTAGGTACTCCTGGTCGTATGGTTGATCATCTTAAACGTGGTACATTAAAACTAAACAAGGTAAAAATAGTTGTTTTAGATGAAGCTGATGAAATGCTTGATATGGGATTTAGAGATGATATTGAATTTATTTTGAATAAAATTAATAAAGATCATCAAACGGTTCTTTTTTCAGCAACAATGTCAGCCGAAATTTTACAGATTACGAAAAGATATCAAAAAGATCCAAAATTAATAAAAGTTAAGAGTGAAAAAGCTAATTTAGCTCCTATTGAACAGGCTTATTTAAATGTAGAGTCGCCATATAAAATTGATTTTTTAATGGATTTATTGAATCAGCATAAACCTAAGCTTGCCATAGTATTTTGTAACACAAGAAGATATGTGGATAAAATATCAAAAATACTATATCAAACAGGTTACAAGGTTGCCGGTATTCATGGTGATATTAGACAATCTAGCCGTGATGCAATAATGGGTAAATTTCGTAAAGGGGTTATCAATATTTTAGTTGCAACTGACGTTGCGGCCAGAGGTATTGACGTGTCAGATGTTGAATTTGTATTTAACTATGATATTCCTAGAGAAATTGAATCATATGTTCACAGAATTGGCCGTACAGGTCGTGCCGGAAAAACCGGAAAGGCATTCAGTTTTGTAGCCAGAAGTGAAATGATGCAATTGCGTAGAATTATGCAATTTACAAAAATTGAAATTCCAAGAATTGAGCTTGAAGTTAATAAAAAGCCTGTTATTTGGAGTGAAGAGGGTGTTGTAGCTGCTAATGAACCAAGTAAAAAAGAGTTTGTTGTAGATTACAGTATTGAAAAAAAGGCTGATAGCGTGCTTAAAAAGGTAAGACAAAATATTGGAAAGCATGATTTGTCATCTTATTTAAATATAACTGAAAGTTTTGTAAGCGATAAATTCTCTTCGGCAGATCTTTCTGCTGCATTATTAAAAATGCTTATAGATGCTGAAAAAAGCAGAAATTTTAATCAAAGATATAGATAAAATTAATTTTTACTTAAAATTAAAAATAGACCAAATTTTTTTTGGTCTATTTTTTTTATATTATTTTTGTAAATTTAGGTTCACGTTTTTCAAAATGCGCAATATATTTAAAGCCCAAATCTTTTAATCTATTTTTTACAATTTCAAAACTGTGACCAATTGTTTTGTGACTATGTGAGTCTGAGCCAAGAGTTATAATCTCTCCGCC
It encodes:
- a CDS encoding DEAD/DEAH box helicase, giving the protein MDKIKFENLGLSAELLKAVASMGFETATPIQAQAIPEILNGNDIVGQASTGTGKTAAFGLPAIEKIDANSRDVQVLVLCPTRELAIQVSTEINKFLKFKKNISSLPIYGGQPIERQFFGLRRGPQIVVGTPGRMVDHLKRGTLKLNKVKIVVLDEADEMLDMGFRDDIEFILNKINKDHQTVLFSATMSAEILQITKRYQKDPKLIKVKSEKANLAPIEQAYLNVESPYKIDFLMDLLNQHKPKLAIVFCNTRRYVDKISKILYQTGYKVAGIHGDIRQSSRDAIMGKFRKGVINILVATDVAARGIDVSDVEFVFNYDIPREIESYVHRIGRTGRAGKTGKAFSFVARSEMMQLRRIMQFTKIEIPRIELEVNKKPVIWSEEGVVAANEPSKKEFVVDYSIEKKADSVLKKVRQNIGKHDLSSYLNITESFVSDKFSSADLSAALLKMLIDAEKSRNFNQRYR